One stretch of Pedobacter riviphilus DNA includes these proteins:
- a CDS encoding Crp/Fnr family transcriptional regulator, whose amino-acid sequence MLESHKAFLINAVLNYFSSLCPITPGFIQEIEKNVEPLLVKKNKYILSPMDNNDYVFFVVSGLVRGFIKDGNKEITTWISLGEEFIGAIQHPDADIQPSIEYLQALENSELVAIPHLLIDKLYANYQETNVIGRKILALQYHAASERSIIARIPSAERRYEKFLELNSLDISRVPLRCIASYLGMRLETLSRIRSKLVKEPMW is encoded by the coding sequence ATGCTCGAATCTCACAAGGCATTTTTGATAAACGCTGTGTTAAATTATTTCAGCAGTTTATGCCCAATAACACCTGGGTTTATCCAGGAAATAGAAAAAAATGTAGAACCGCTTCTGGTTAAAAAGAATAAATACATTTTATCGCCTATGGACAATAATGATTATGTTTTTTTTGTTGTATCGGGCTTGGTAAGAGGTTTTATTAAAGATGGTAATAAAGAGATTACCACCTGGATCAGTTTAGGGGAGGAATTTATTGGAGCCATTCAACATCCAGACGCAGATATTCAGCCATCTATTGAATATCTGCAGGCATTGGAAAATTCGGAATTGGTTGCGATTCCGCACTTATTGATTGATAAACTTTACGCCAATTACCAGGAAACGAATGTTATTGGCCGCAAGATTTTAGCACTCCAGTATCACGCCGCCTCAGAGCGATCCATAATCGCACGGATCCCTTCGGCAGAAAGGCGTTATGAAAAATTCTTGGAACTAAACTCTTTAGATATATCCAGAGTACCTTTAAGGTGCATAGCCAGTTATTTAGGTATGCGTTTAGAAACACTTAGCCGCATACGCAGTAAGCTGGTAAAAGAGCCGATGTGGTGA